TCTTGCAggtaaaatgttgtttttcatcCTACCTCTTTTATTTATCGCATATGTTGATATTATATACCCAGACTGCGTTGGTTTATGCTCTGCTTTGCTATTACGAAATTCGTCgttttttgcatttattgtgTCCGTTTCGTGCTAGTAGCTAACCTGatagctagcttgctaactagCAGACAGGGGAGCAGTAACGTTACGAACAGTTCTTGATCCAAGAATGTCATTTTATTCAAAGCAAACCAGTTTTTAATAAAGGTTATATATGCTATTATATGCCAAGCCTTTCTCTTATTTTACTCCTGCTGATTGAAAAGTGCAGTAGCTCGCTAAGTAGCGCTAGCGAAACGgagctagctggctagctagctCACTGTTTATTAGCCTTCTTGACTATCAGTAGAGGCTGTCTTGTGACCAGTTGTAAAAATTTCACACCTCACATGAAACTTTTCTTGTTTGTTGTGAAAACGCGTTTATTTGACCTTCATTTAAAGTGTTATAGGTTCGAGaatgtttatcttttttcaGTTAGTCACATTGAGacatttcactttcttttttggaaaatgttgaTAACTTCTATGATAATATAAAGTaatggaaatatagtgtaaatcaCAGTTTCAACGAAAAGCTTTTTGGACGGTGCTGAAACTTTGCCCCCAAACGTTAGTTTTGCAGATATGTTATTGATTTGCTTATACTGACGTTTATATGCTGAAGCCCTTTAACTTAAGTGTTAACGTGTGTGGCCTTGCTGTAGGGTCAGAGATTTCCACATCTGCACAGCACTCACTTATTGTTTTCACATTTAATGAAGCAGTTAGTGTATTGTTTCCAGTATGGGACAGCCTAGGCTGTCTCCCCATCCCAGTAATGGATCATGTTAGGGAAGACAAATGTCCTTTGCAGGAGCTTTTGCGGCTACTCTAGTGGATTTTTGCTTCCTCTCGGTCTTGTCAGCACAACTTGTAATGAGGCATATTTTGAGCTGAATTAGATTATTGCCACATTTGAGCCTTTAGTGggatgtattgtgtgtgtgcgtgcaagccgtgtgtgtttgtcagaggGGTGGGTGTTGTTTTGAAGAAAGCAATTTACTGCACAGGAAGTTAGTGTTTGTTGCTTGATTTGATTTAGACAGACAGTCATTAACCACCAACCGAGCGATCTCTGTTAATGGTATGCTCTTAAGATCTAATGGACtgttgcttatttatttatttgcttatctCTCTTAATGGCCATACTGTAGTCATTTCTAACCCACCCTGCAAGAAACATCACTTCTTAATTAGATGCTCTGATTCAGAGGAAGGTTTCATTTGGACAAGCTGTGAGATTTGAACGTAaagtatgcaaaaaaataagtttacatTCACAAAAGTAACCAGTCCTGCGAAATCTGGCAAGGCTAAATTGATTGATATGTACTCCATATGAATGTGTGCTCCTGTGTTAACTTGAGGACTTTAAAGCTAGCAAAATGCACTGTGCAGCAGGGTGCCACTGGACAGGACAGCTCTGTGGCCAATGTCAACCTCCCTTAATTTTTAATGTCTTAAAGCCAGAGCTAAATGTTTCATGAAGACTGTAAACTGATGCAGGATGTGTTTCCCTGTGTGTGCACGTGCATGTAACTGATATTTTTCAAACAGATCTGTGTTTTAGACTTTACACTTGTAAGATACACATACAGATATCTGTGATGGTCACGTAAGACTGTCACGATTAATCAGTTAAGCTTGATTTAGTTTTGAGTTAGATTTGAGGTGAGTTAGATTTGAGTTAGCAGTTTGCGTAGAAATGATGCATGTTTCAgtcccttaaaattccaggcttattacatactaacacatactattcagtaactacagggacttcactgcaaactggttgacctattcttaggttatagaaatgtgtaataaaacactaGGCCCATCAGCAGACCCTGCCCATTTAAGGTGTTAAATTATGTGTTTTtgtagggatgcacaatgatattaTAATTGCATTTATGTCAAcaaatatttgatttaaaaaattcaCCACTGGacaggtgtttcagtttgaccagtgtttcaaaccaatatttgatAATGTATTTATGCTGTAAGAGCAGAACTGCACCAAAATGTCtactttttattaattttattgcatttctAACCCTTCATGAATGTgttaaatttctctatattgttaATCGATATTTTAGAATCGTTTATGTATTGGCATCATCAGATATACACATGAAAAGGTCGGGATATATGCATTGGTCTACAATTCTTATAAAAGTACAgtgttttttgatgtgtatgTGCATTTCTTGCtatagttttacattttaaaaggctTATCAGCTTGtctttttccagtattttatctTTTGAAATCTCTAAAATGTTGACAAGGCATTACCTTGGAAATATACATGCCTTCTTATTATTTGTTTAGGttaatgtccatttttaaaACTCTGATTACTGGATTAATTATCAAAATGGTCGCTTGTCACAAAATTGGTACCCAGTTACTTCTGTAATGGACAGTGACGGTGCTGTTTTCGTGCAGGTATAACAAGAACAGTCTTTGATGACATTGTGACTTCTTTACTTCTTCATACGCTCAGACATTTAGCTGACATTTGCTGCATTGGTTGAACACCTGTGTAGTAGCAGCAGGTGTGTATGGGAGTTATCGTAAGAGGTGGGTGTGATACAGAGGTCCATTTAATGGAGAGCACAGGGAGATGGACAAAAGCTTCAGTGTGACTGGGGGTGGACACCTTTCTGATGGAGCACTGTGGAGTGAGCAGCCTTTGATTCATTAACCCTCTGTCCCCTCCTATCTACTATATAGGGTTAATGAAGAGCATCTGTGAGGTGAAAAAAGCTAGATGACTGTTTATCACATCCTTATAATGACAGAATGCAAGCTCATTCGGTTAAATACATAGGAGGTGGTTGGTTTATTGGTAGTTGTGTGTCGCGTGTTAACAATGGTTTGCCCAAAGCCTTAatgtgctaaaaaaaacacatggttGGAGGCAGCATTGGTTGAATTTTATCAGAATTAATCTTGTAAATTTTGCACTTAACAGTTGGTTAATACAGTGCGTGCTTATGCCTGTTGCATTGCGATCACAACGGCACTACACATGTAAAGCATTTTCACACGAATAATTGCTTTTGTCTTGTGTGTTTTGCAAGGCCTGACTAATATGTTGGTTGGCCGATATATTGGGTGCTATTAACTATGTGCTGTTTTACTGGTACACTTTATAGCGGATCAAATCCCGACTGTAGAGCAGGACCTTACAGTTGTGCCGTTGGGGAACCCAATATGAGGTCCCCTTGTCGAAATAAATTGTAGTAATATAGACTGAACTGTTAAATCTGAATACGAAACGCCACCATGGTTAGAATGACGAACAAACAATGCATCCAAATCTTTTATTATGAAGAGCACTGATGAAAAATAAGCTGCCAAAAGACTTCGTGTAGCACTGGGGGTGGAGCTACCCATATTTATATTCTAAGATTTCCTTTTCTAAGACTTTATTTTCTGCTTCAAACACTTCCTGCAGTTGAGTGGTAAGTGATGGCAGATTGGGTCAGTCATCCTATCAAGTAGTAAAGCACTGTGTATTTAAAACTATTGTTTTCACTACTGTAGTGCAAAGTTAAAATGTAAGTATAAATCTGTCGGTCAATGTTGTCATTTTCATTCCCTTAAAATCAGTGTCTGCTGCAAGAGACACTTTACTGGTTGGGGactagtttttttcttttttttttgttatgaagAGTCAATTACTGGTCATTCAGTGTCCATCTCCCTAGAAAAACGTTTGTATTACGTAAAAAACGGATCATAAAAGGATCGCCATAGAAATTAGAGAGCATGCTTTGATTTAGccagtatttgtattttataacTCGGACACAGAAAGACAAACCTTGTAAAACCATGCGAGTGGTTTTATGATGGCTGAGCGACATTGACATCCCCTGGATTTATTTGCAAGACACGTTGGCCAGTCATTATTAGGCGGAGTCGTTCCCGTGACGGCAGAGGTCACGACCCTGTCGTGGCTGAATACGCTGTGCAGTAGATCCTTTTAATTGGCGGGATAGATGGAGTGAGGGGTGTGTCTGCACCCCACAACCCCCTCCTGCCTTCCGTTTatagctctgtgtgtgtgtgtgtggacgtgACCTGTGTAGTAGATTGAAATGAGGGCAAACTATATTGCCCTATATATCTGGCAGCCACTGTCTTGTCCACAGACGCTGTCAAAATGACCCTTGCTCTCATGGATGGTCACAGTCAGAGAGCTTTCTGAATTCAGATGTAAATcatcaaatgtaaatgaagttaTAACCTAGTCTTTATGACTGGCATTCAGTAGGGCTGTAATGCTGCACTGTTATAGAGATGATTCACCAAAGaatgaaatatacaaaaatttCCCCATACCCCAAATGCAGTTGGTTGGCCAAGATATTTGGTGTCCAACATTTGAGGCTGATACCAGTACTCATTTTAAATGTCTAAAATTCTGATCATCCAAAAAGTTCTATAATAGATGTATGTCTTCCAAATGGTTTCGCCCAAAAGGACAGACGtccgttttgtttttttgttttttttaaagctgcataGGTCTTTGTTGATCCACTGTGTTTGAACTAAGGTAAATCTTGTATATTTTTCAGGTGAACTATTTGAGTGTTAACAGTATTGTTAATGGACTGTTTTTGAGACTCTTTTGGGTTTAAAGAATGTAGTTTGATAAATATATGCACTAAAACCAGGCAGGacttttcactgtgtgttatgtCTGTGCTGGTCAATCTCCAATATTTCTAGCAAGGTGATTAAGTGTAATTACAAGTGATTAAACCTACAGAAGCATTTAACCATTGAAATCACAGTATCATTCATAATCATTACAGTTAGTGAAGTGATGATAATGCATTCATGAGCCGCAATATGGGGAATAATTTAATCCGTGTATAAACATTTAACATATGAGTAGGCGATGACACTAAAATCATGATTctaaaatgttttgacattgttttatgagaTTTGCAAAGGAGTTGGAACAGACCATAAAGGAACCAGCAACATAGTAGtactatattttaaaaaaagaagaagaagaaaaaaaaaatcttttaattcagtatttgcaaaaacaaactatttgagaaaatgtaaaaattggtGGTAATAATTTAGTAAAAGAATGTCCGTGGCTTGACATTCAGTCTATTTGTTACTATGAAGTTTGGTTACCATGCtatggttgttgttgttgttgttgttgttgttgtttatatgTGTAATCATTAAAACGGGGCTCCCCAAAGTGCCCATAGCCCCAACCCCCCGCCCCCAGACAAAAAgctctttttttaatgatacaGTCGTTCAGTTTTCCAGAGGTACATTAGCATTAGAGTTGTTTTGCCTAGCTTATAGTTCATCAGTGCTCCTCTTTTTCCCTTCTATTTCTTTCAGGCTGTTCCTCCAAGTCATTCAAGCTGTACTCCCCAAAGGAGCCCCCCAACGGTAGCGCCTTTCCCCCCTTCCATCCCGGCACCATGCTGGACAGAGACGTGGGGTGAGTCAGGCTAAGCTAAATTACATATAATCAGTTTTGACTGTTTCCATAATAATCACTCTGtcagtgtgttttgttgttaCTTTTTCCTGCACAGCAGTTGTTCAGCCCTTACAGCTTTTATGGGTACTGGGTTATtctgaatataatataatttttataataatatatttttttcatgctgTATTTAAGTTTACCCCTTAAACTGTATGCTTATTATACAGTTATTAGTTCTAAGACTTATTTAGACTTGTTTAGATTAAATTTGATtactcaatttaaaaaaaataatggattGAAATTGATCTTCACTGTAAATTGCCAGTGATTTCacagtttgcatgatgataaATATTTTATAGTCTCCCGCTGGTTTCTCCTGCATTAAGAATCAAAGCCTGATGGACACACATTTTTTGACACATAATGTTTATTGTATTCTTGAATTGGTGTTTTTAAAGGGTTTCCAGGGCTTTTTAAACGGGTCTTTAGAGCCCTCCtaacagtccacatttttgctgtatCCGTATGGATTATGAGTCATGTTGGAGCAAAACTATGGACCATCTGGGGGCACTGAAGACTGAATTGAGAATCATTTGTCTAAATATTTGGTAAATCAATTACCAGCATAATAAAAAATCTTAGTCTTTAGACTTGaacagcttattattcagtaactaatataaattattcagtaattaataTGAAACTAACAAGCAAGTTATAAAAGTGAGAATTTGCAGGGACTCCTCcagttctttattattattattatttaagtgATGCAACTTTTCAAAAATTGTGAAAAGTAGAAAAACATATTGGTCAGTGTGTTTCGTGGTGTTTTGCTGAGTCAGTCAACAGTGGTTTGGTTGTAGGAAGATAGTGGGCTAAGGAATTGCTGGTGCTGATTCTGCCATGTCTGTGGTAAACTGAGCTGTCAGTCAACagcctctgctctgattggacATACGAGGGGAGGGGGTTGCTAAAAGTGTTGTGGGTGCCATGTGTGTCTGCCTTCACTGCACCATAGAGATAAGAGGGGAAAAATGTGTCTGGGGAGGAAACGATCCCCTTCCTGTCTGAAATGGCGCCCACAGGGGGAATAAGACTTAATCCTGAATCATCAGCTCTGCTAAAGATGGTGCAAACACACATCAGTGGATTTCAGCAGCATTCTCAATGTTttgatgatttaaaaaaaaagcacactgattatatgaaaaatattttattgtaaggCCATGATCAGTGATCATTGAGGCATTTGTTGTGGCTGAAGCTATTTTGTCTCGAATTGTttcatatcttttttttgtcttgcttTGCAGCCCAACGCCCATGTACCCACCAACATACCTAGAGCCCGGGATAGGGTAAGTTAATGTTATAATCCTCCTTCCTGAGAATACATTGGATATCACCACTGAATACCTGCATGTATcataaaaaagacagatttCAACCAATTATAGAGAGCCTAGAGCGGAGGACAGTTAACACATAAACTGCATAGTTACATGTAGCTGgatataataaacaaaaatatatatttttaccatttgctatttttatattgtgtttctttttaaatattttattttgcaaaGATTGAGTAGTCATCAGTGTACTGGCTTTTTTTACTGGCTTGTTTAATGGCTTTTTTCAAGGGTGGCACtacttttttgccattttccagCTGTCTATCATGCAGTCAAATATTGTGCTGCCAAGTATCAAAGTGCCAAATATCAAAGCTttcaaatattgtgatactaGTTTTTCCATATCCCCCACCAGTAACTTGTACCTAACCTTTTTATTACCAGCAGAGAAATTATTTTGAGAATACCTGGACAGAGtttcatttgtgtttatgtAGGCATTAAGAGCTGTGGCCAGGATCAAAGTGTCTCTGTTTTCCACTCCTTCTCTTTGTCTGTCAGGAGGCACACGCCGTATGGGAACCAGACAGACTACAGGATATTTGAGCTCAACAAACGGCTACAGAACTGGACAGAGGTGAGCAAAGGCAcaaccataaaaaaaaatcctagaGTCCTACATGCCTGAGGGGAAATTCCACTTCTAAACCCTTTCTGGGCCCTGTATGCGGAACTTGAGGGCAGAATCAATTCACAAGTTAATGATTACAGTTCTGTATGTCGTGGTTTGTTACAACATTTATTATTGTGTATTGCTTTTATACTTTAAACAAAAGTATTATTTTTAGGGATGTCAAAGTTAACGTTATAGATTAGTAACTATAGATAGTTTTGTAACTTGGCTTCCTAATTCGAGGCTGAAGCTTAGCTGTTCATGTGCCATATGTTGCTATGATAAAACCCGCGATTGTAGCCTGTTTGTTCAAAAGCAGCTTTCTAAACGGCTTTTGAAGCAGTACCTTGGGCAGACTGCACTGGACAGTGCTCAGGGGAGATAAAGGGAGATAAAGCAAGCAAACTAAGGAGCAAAAACAAAGTGGAAAGCTCTAGTTCCCCTTGAGAGCCTCAAGTGTAACAAGAATTCATGAGCTGTATGAATGAGAGCAAGAGGCTGCAGTCACAAAGGCGTTAAACCCAGCGAAATGTTGTACGTCTAAAAttgcagctttacaggagaaggaaaaaactcctGTAACTAGTGTAATTCATCTAATGAAGTATTATACAAACCAGTTTTGGGCTGTCTCTATTGATCCATTCACCATACACTTTGGACACCATCAAGACGAttgataaaaacataaatacaaacaatgtGGACCCAAGGTTGTGTTCCAACAGCGActatgtgattgtgtgtgtatgtgtgtaagtaaatacacacacacacactggttgTAACCAGTGTTATTCAATTTTCATGTTCAGATTCATGTGATCCCTGCgtttatgcatttaaaataatagCATTAAATTATTGAAAGTAATAGACATTCAGATGAAGCTTCTTTTGTTCTCATACATTAACTGCACAAAATATGTTtgaattcttttttatttgacaaCTGTAATTATTTCTTAGAATGTAATAAATTCTGTAGACCAAATTGAAACTAGTTGCCTGTTCCAGCAGACCTTAAAGTATGAATGTGGAGAAATCTTCTTTATATTCCCAGATATAGAGAAGATTACATAAAGGCTGTAGCTGTTAGAAACAGCAGAACACGGACTACTGATGATGAATGTTATTTTAATCTTGAGAATTTTGTTACTGTCTACTTTTATagccctctctcactctttctcaccttttctctctccctctacttGCCTCCCTCCAGGAGTGTGATAACTTGTGGTGGGATGCCTTCACCACAGAGTTTTTTGAAGATGATGCCATGCTGACAATCACCTTCTGTCTAGAGGACGGCCCCAAGCGATACAGTAAGACTGAAATTTTAGATATTTGATTCGACGGGGCATGTACTTTTCTTTAATATTGTGTAATACTTTGTTAATTAAGTTGTTTATTATTTGGTATTGCATGATTTTAATAGAGGGAAATTGTACTTTCTCTCCTCCAGCAATTGGCCGGACGTTGATTCCACGTTATTTCCGCAGTATATTTGAAGGAGGGGCTACTGAGCTCTACTATGTGCTAAAACACCCTAAAGAGTCCTTCCACAATAACTTTGTCTCTCTGGACTGTGACCAGTGTACGATGGTCACTCAGAATGGCAAGCCTATGTTCACACAGGTAAGCCATGCCACAGCAGACTGGTTGGAGTTGTGTGGTGATGAGAGTTGTACATGGTAAATATAAGAGCTTTTCAAGGTGACCGTGTGTAGTACATTTGACattgttcattcaaaataatTAATGATATTCACAATCTGTGCAGCAAATTTTATTTCATGCttattgtatttaaaccctgcgTGAATTGTAGTAAATCTCTTATTCCATTGATAAgttttggatggaaacaaattagttaaattcttgaaatggccaatggaaaaacattttttttctccatggtATTTGAATAGACGCAGCCAAGAGAGCTTATCCTTTGGATTGCAATAGATTCCATTATATGCATCACAAGTAAAAAGAGTAGCCTGTGCTGTGCATTTCAGTCCATTTTTAGAAAtggacaacagcagcagcagctctgtgtcaGGACTCTTTACTGTGAGAGTCTCTATAAAACTGCTACAAAGTAAGATATGATGGCATGGTATGTTAGAAGCTGGAAATGAGACatagaatgtcttttacaaaTGTCCATATTTTAATCTAGAGCATCTAGACCAGAAAAGGTTTATATAAATCACCTTTAGCTTAGCTGACATACTACTAGTATCCTGTAAAGACACTAGCATAAATTAGCCTGATTGTAGAggtttgttttgacatttaggGCCCAAAcagaaggcctagctctaatagccAAGGTTCGCCACTGGATCTCAGTACAGGGTATGCCATTATCTGCTTGTGGTAGCTAATGGTAacttaaataatttaaagaGCATTTTGTAGCTAGTCGCTGTAACAGCTAGTGAGTCACTGGCACCAGCAGTAGTGTAATAGTATCCTTCCTGATACTGCTGCCAAGTTAAATATATAATCTTTTTATATACGACTCCTAATCCATTCCATTATTTCAGGATTGTCGtaataaaaattgaaaaatgtgtcAGTGTTAAATTATAGTTTTGCAAATGTATAGTGTGGACTAATGATTGTTAGTTTACATTGATGATTAATGTAATGAGAAGCAACTAGCATtggtttttacatttatttacattacttCAACAGTTGTCTACTTGGAATTGGTTTGTGCATGTACATAAGCCTACCATAACACAGCTGTGTGCCATTGCAGGTCTGTGTGGAGGGGCGTTTGTACTTGGAATTCATGTTCGATGACATGATGAGGATAAAGACGTGGCACTTCAGCATAAGGCAGCACAGAGAGCTCATCCCCCGCAGCATCCTGGCTATGCATGTATGTGCCAAACCCTGCTCCCTTAACTATAAATGTGGATATAGTCATCTTTTCAGAACATTGATATTGAAAAGTCACTTGTCTTGTCTGGTGTTCCAGGCCCAGGACCCGCAGATGGTGGACCAGCTGTCTAAGAACATCACGAGATGCGGCCTCTCCAACTCCACTCTAAACTACCTCCGAGTGAGTGATCATCCTGCATCCATATGCATCAGCCATCTCACAGTCATAGGGCTGTTCTCATAAAACATCATAGTGACAAAATTACACTTTTCTGAACGTGAATTAAAATTGGTTATTTTGTTACACCTACACCGTACTCATTAAACTGCTGTTTATGTACTGTGTAGTCACAATTACTTgactaaattcttttatttaaaaagaattaatttttcatttattaaaatctACCTTCTTGATGACTCAGCAGTGATTAGCTGGTGGTTTGCAAGTtgttaatgtacatttttattttctcccaCGGGTCTTTCTTACCGGAATACTCAATGTTTTTTCGTTTAAGTTCTTTTTAAAGGCTTGGTGGTTTCTTTTTCCTAGAAAGTTTTGGGAAAATTTGAAAGGCTGTCCAATATTGCTCCGTTGAGTTTGGATTACGTTACTAGATCACAATATTGCTTCATAGTAACAGCCCTACTACCATTGAAAGCACACTCAAGTGGAAGTCCGATCTAGTTGAGAGTTATGAAATGATCTTGTAAGGAAATAGTTGTTACATCTATTACAGAAAAGGATGTCCGGCAGGTTTATGACCTTTCCAAATTAATGAGATGTTGTTGGACTGGTTATAATTAGGCTAGCCAACTGTGAACTCAGGTCTTGTAGTTTATTGAATGTCACACCGCACAAAACACTGCAAGTTATCTCTTGACAAACTGCAATATCATTTGTGATAAAGTCAGATTATATGATAAAGATTCAGTACCTATATGTCTATGCCAGAATACTCTTGATGAAAAACACTTGTCATGAAAGGCACACGGCAAGAGTTTGGAGCTACAAtcatatgcaaacgtttgggtcaaattacacgttttattcatttcttagtgaaaattaattaacatcctctacagagaacatggtTCAGTTCAGTAATGTgcagttgctgtttatttgtggaATACAACACAatgacaaataaatagaaattgtgtgcTAAAACTGCAGAGAATGGCTTATtaatgttgttctgtgttcattttttcaattagaaaatcattaaaacatgtcatttgactggggtaTTCAAACATAATGTATATCATCGCTGGACTTGGCTTGGACTTGACCAAAATTTAAGAAAGGTCTTCAGAAATAATGAGATTTTtgtctgacagcaacaatatatatgTGAAGTGAAGCCTGGCTGGGCTAATATATCGCTGCcttcggatcaaaaccttgtatctctgaaatcATACCTtttaaaggagaagaaaaaaccttctttacttttaatgtaagtcaatgtggAACCATGCTttggtcattttgggtcatttcttttggtccattcatcattaaatttacataaaatgtaatggacgaggtgttttcaaattaagtcaaaaactgtaaaacgacaaaaatggagatacaaggttttgttccgacagcagcgttaTGCACGCTAGTAAATaactttaaattattattttattaatcatgTCTCTTTTTCACATAGACATGAGTTGTGCATTATTTCACGCTGCATCTTATCAGTAGCTTTTTAAACGTGCACCTTACCGATTATAacaaagcaagtttttatttatcaaaattgCCACTGCCAAAAGTTTTGCATAGGCTTTTGTCGCGAAGACCCCCTGTGACTGTGTTTTCATGGCTCGAATAATCTGGTTTATGGCTGAGAAAATGCTGCATGTGAAACCTGCTGCTACCATAATATCCAAGAAACATTCTGAAAATTACTGGAGTACAGGCCCCTTGTAAAATTTCAACTGTGCAGTTTTCTTCATGCTCTGCACGATCTGGTTGTTATATAGCCTATTGTCATTactcaaaataaacacagtataGCGGATTCTGACCCagaatgttttctctctctgtgtctgtagtTGTGTGTGATATTGGAGCCAATGCAGGAGCTCATGTCCAGGCATAAGACGTACAGCCTGAGCCCCAGGGACTGTCTAAAGACGTGCCTGTTCCAGAAGTGGCAGAGGATGGTAGCTCCACCAGGTAGGCAaacatttgcttttcatcaGGCTGGGCTTTGTCGTTCTTCCTGCTCTcacatgtgttttctgtagagaatCTTATTAGTTTCTGTGTAGTATTTGGATTTGAAGGAAACCTCCTGCCCAGTATCCCAccatggcaaaaaaaaactacaaatgtTGGAGATGTTCAGCATCTGTTTCTGGTTCTTGATAAATTCTTCAGTTCCTCACTGTTCAGAACAGACTAATGCAAATAGTTGGACTTTTTCCCTAAAACTTGAAATTTGGTCTTTTGGTTTCTCCTCAGCTGAACCAGCACGGCAGGCACCCAACAAGCGGCGGAAGCGTAAGATCTCAGGCGGCAGCACCATGAGTGCAGGAGgaggcaccaccaccaccaacaacagcAAGAAGAAAAGCCCCGCTGGCAGCTTCCCTCTTTCTAGCCAAGTACCTGTAAGCACAACTCAGACAAGCACATGTTGACATTAGCTGCTCTCACTGCCTACTTCACatgtgttaaaggggaatttcagaGTGATTTAGTGTGAAAAGGTGCATTATTATTTTGATGTACTGGTACATGGTTTCAACGACTCCTACTTACTCTCCAACCTGTATGGTTCATATACGGAAACGGCTCTTAATTCATCATGCTCGGTCAACCATGAATATTTGCACTTGTTCATTCATAAACCCTACATCTTAGCTCTGCCTATTTATACTGAAGTACTGCTGCAGACAGGCTGTAGTTATTGCAGCAGAAGATGTAGGAAAAATGATTTCGGGAGCATTCAGACTTGGCAGGTTTGTGTGATTGCTCTGTTAGTGCACTTTGTTGGTGCGTAATA
This Pygocentrus nattereri isolate fPygNat1 chromosome 15, fPygNat1.pri, whole genome shotgun sequence DNA region includes the following protein-coding sequences:
- the ldb1b gene encoding LIM domain-binding protein 1b isoform X2, giving the protein MTDHLETAGCSSKSFKLYSPKEPPNGSAFPPFHPGTMLDRDVGPTPMYPPTYLEPGIGRHTPYGNQTDYRIFELNKRLQNWTEECDNLWWDAFTTEFFEDDAMLTITFCLEDGPKRYTIGRTLIPRYFRSIFEGGATELYYVLKHPKESFHNNFVSLDCDQCTMVTQNGKPMFTQVCVEGRLYLEFMFDDMMRIKTWHFSIRQHRELIPRSILAMHAQDPQMVDQLSKNITRCGLSNSTLNYLRLCVILEPMQELMSRHKTYSLSPRDCLKTCLFQKWQRMVAPPAEPARQAPNKRRKRKISGGSTMSAGGGTTTTNNSKKKSPAGSFPLSSQVPDVMVVGEPTLMGGEFGDEDERLITRLENTQFDAANGIDDEDSFNNSPALGANSPWNNKAPSSQESKSDNPTSQASQ
- the ldb1b gene encoding LIM domain-binding protein 1b isoform X1, giving the protein MSVGGCACPGCSSKSFKLYSPKEPPNGSAFPPFHPGTMLDRDVGPTPMYPPTYLEPGIGRHTPYGNQTDYRIFELNKRLQNWTEECDNLWWDAFTTEFFEDDAMLTITFCLEDGPKRYTIGRTLIPRYFRSIFEGGATELYYVLKHPKESFHNNFVSLDCDQCTMVTQNGKPMFTQVCVEGRLYLEFMFDDMMRIKTWHFSIRQHRELIPRSILAMHAQDPQMVDQLSKNITRCGLSNSTLNYLRLCVILEPMQELMSRHKTYSLSPRDCLKTCLFQKWQRMVAPPAEPARQAPNKRRKRKISGGSTMSAGGGTTTTNNSKKKSPAGSFPLSSQVPDVMVVGEPTLMGGEFGDEDERLITRLENTQFDAANGIDDEDSFNNSPALGANSPWNNKAPSSQESKSDNPTSQASQ
- the ldb1b gene encoding LIM domain-binding protein 1b isoform X3; this translates as MLDRDVGPTPMYPPTYLEPGIGRHTPYGNQTDYRIFELNKRLQNWTEECDNLWWDAFTTEFFEDDAMLTITFCLEDGPKRYTIGRTLIPRYFRSIFEGGATELYYVLKHPKESFHNNFVSLDCDQCTMVTQNGKPMFTQVCVEGRLYLEFMFDDMMRIKTWHFSIRQHRELIPRSILAMHAQDPQMVDQLSKNITRCGLSNSTLNYLRLCVILEPMQELMSRHKTYSLSPRDCLKTCLFQKWQRMVAPPAEPARQAPNKRRKRKISGGSTMSAGGGTTTTNNSKKKSPAGSFPLSSQVPDVMVVGEPTLMGGEFGDEDERLITRLENTQFDAANGIDDEDSFNNSPALGANSPWNNKAPSSQESKSDNPTSQASQ